In one Achromobacter spanius genomic region, the following are encoded:
- the dnaA gene encoding chromosomal replication initiator protein DnaA, translating into MKEFWQTCVSRLEQELPPQQISAWIRPLVPLAYDETQAVLRVAAPNRFKLDWVRKNFSHQIEALAAEWFKRPVQVLFELPSHGAAPRMPVAPVRAPQPVQSHLSAAQPSGGAPPMQAPAPAAPPQPATTVAAQSVNADAANIVYERSRLNTDLTFENFVTGKANQLARAAALQVAENPGTSYNPLFLYGGVGLGKTHLIHAIGNAMVAAGTGVRVRYVHADQYVSDVVKAYQRKAFDDFKRYYHSLDLLLIDDIQFFSGKNRTQEEFFYAFEAMVAQRKQIIITSDTYPKELSGIDSRLISRFDSGLTVAIEPPELEMRVAILLRKAESEGVPMPEEVAFFIAKHLRSNVRELEGALRKVLAYARFHGRDVLTVDVCKEALKDLLSVSNGQITVENIQKTVADFYKIKVADMYSKRRPANIALPRQVAMYLAKELTQKSLPEIGDLFGGRDHTTVLHAVRKISDARAKQAELNHTLHVLEQTLKG; encoded by the coding sequence ATGAAAGAATTCTGGCAGACCTGCGTCAGTCGTCTTGAGCAGGAACTCCCCCCCCAACAAATCAGCGCGTGGATACGACCGCTGGTCCCGCTTGCGTACGACGAAACGCAGGCGGTGCTGCGCGTTGCCGCGCCCAACCGCTTCAAGCTGGATTGGGTGCGCAAGAACTTTTCCCACCAGATCGAAGCGTTGGCCGCGGAGTGGTTCAAGCGACCGGTACAGGTCTTGTTCGAGTTGCCTTCTCATGGAGCCGCCCCGCGCATGCCGGTCGCGCCCGTGCGTGCACCGCAACCCGTTCAATCGCACCTGTCCGCTGCACAGCCCTCAGGCGGCGCGCCGCCCATGCAGGCCCCGGCTCCGGCCGCCCCGCCCCAACCTGCCACGACGGTTGCGGCGCAGTCGGTGAACGCGGATGCCGCCAACATCGTGTACGAGCGTTCGCGCCTGAACACGGACCTTACCTTCGAGAACTTCGTGACGGGTAAGGCCAACCAGTTGGCGCGCGCCGCGGCGTTGCAGGTGGCCGAGAACCCTGGCACGTCCTACAACCCGCTGTTCCTGTATGGCGGCGTGGGCCTGGGCAAGACCCACCTGATCCACGCCATCGGCAACGCCATGGTCGCGGCTGGCACGGGCGTGCGGGTGCGCTACGTGCACGCTGACCAATACGTGTCCGATGTGGTGAAGGCATACCAGCGCAAGGCGTTCGACGACTTCAAGCGCTACTACCATTCGCTGGACTTGCTGCTGATCGATGACATCCAGTTCTTCTCCGGCAAGAACCGCACGCAGGAAGAATTCTTCTATGCGTTCGAAGCGATGGTGGCCCAGCGCAAGCAGATCATCATCACCAGCGATACGTATCCGAAGGAACTGTCCGGCATCGACAGCCGCCTGATTTCGCGCTTTGACTCCGGCCTGACGGTGGCGATCGAGCCGCCGGAGCTGGAAATGCGCGTGGCAATTCTGCTGCGCAAGGCGGAATCCGAAGGCGTGCCCATGCCCGAGGAAGTGGCCTTCTTCATTGCCAAGCATCTGCGCAGCAACGTGCGCGAACTGGAAGGCGCGCTGCGCAAGGTTCTGGCCTACGCCCGCTTCCATGGTCGCGACGTGCTGACGGTGGATGTCTGCAAGGAAGCCCTGAAAGACCTGCTGTCCGTGTCCAACGGCCAGATCACGGTAGAAAACATCCAGAAGACGGTGGCGGATTTCTACAAGATCAAGGTCGCGGACATGTACTCGAAACGCCGGCCCGCCAATATCGCCTTGCCGCGTCAGGTCGCGATGTACCTGGCTAAAGAGCTGACGCAGAAAAGCCTGCCGGAAATCGGTGATCTGTTCGGGGGGCGCGATCACACCACCGTACTGCATGCCGTACGCAAGATTTCCGACGCCCGCGCAAAACAAGCGGAGCTCAACCATACCCTGCACGTGTTGGAACAAACTCTAAAAGGATGA
- the dnaN gene encoding DNA polymerase III subunit beta, whose product MQLVQTTRDALLKPLSTVAGIVERRHTLPILANILMRKEGNKVAFIATDLEVQITTHADFGVGQDNESTTVAARKLLDILKALPDTGDVRLALASNKLSVQSAKSRFALQTLAASEFPTVAQPEQWDVSLTMPQRTLRHLFNMVHFAMAQQDIRYYLNGMLLVFEPGRVRAVATDGHRLAHCSTEADGIAERHEVIVPRKTVLEMQRLLEDSDEVVSIDVAPGQIRFRFGDVELVSKLVEGKFPDFTRVIPTNYTRHFMVGREALQGSLQRAAILTTDKFKGVRLQLAQNQMKISSSNAEQEEAQEEIDIDYGHEALDVGFNVGYLLDVLANVKVDNIQWSVMPDANASALITLPEDDQFKYVVMPMRI is encoded by the coding sequence ATGCAACTCGTACAAACCACACGCGATGCATTGCTGAAACCGCTGTCGACTGTGGCGGGCATCGTCGAAAGACGCCATACCCTGCCCATTCTTGCGAACATCCTGATGCGCAAGGAAGGCAACAAGGTTGCCTTTATTGCGACCGACCTGGAAGTACAGATCACCACCCATGCCGACTTCGGCGTGGGCCAGGACAACGAGTCCACCACGGTTGCCGCGCGCAAGCTGCTCGACATCCTGAAAGCGCTGCCGGATACCGGCGACGTGCGCCTGGCCCTGGCCAGCAACAAGCTGTCGGTGCAGTCGGCCAAGAGCCGCTTTGCGTTGCAGACGCTGGCCGCCAGCGAGTTCCCCACCGTGGCTCAGCCCGAGCAGTGGGATGTGTCGCTGACCATGCCGCAACGCACGCTGCGCCACCTGTTCAACATGGTGCACTTCGCCATGGCGCAACAAGACATCCGTTACTACCTGAACGGCATGCTGCTGGTGTTTGAACCGGGCCGTGTGCGCGCCGTCGCCACCGATGGTCACCGCCTGGCGCACTGCTCCACCGAAGCCGACGGCATCGCCGAACGCCACGAAGTGATCGTGCCGCGCAAGACCGTGCTGGAAATGCAGCGCCTGCTGGAAGACTCCGACGAGGTGGTCTCCATTGATGTGGCGCCAGGCCAGATCCGTTTCCGCTTCGGCGATGTCGAACTGGTGTCCAAGCTGGTCGAAGGCAAGTTCCCCGATTTCACGCGTGTGATTCCCACGAACTACACGCGCCACTTCATGGTGGGCCGCGAAGCGCTTCAAGGCAGCTTGCAGCGCGCCGCCATTTTGACGACCGACAAGTTCAAGGGCGTGCGCCTGCAATTGGCGCAAAACCAGATGAAGATCTCGTCTTCCAACGCCGAGCAGGAAGAAGCGCAGGAAGAAATCGACATCGACTACGGCCATGAGGCCCTGGACGTGGGCTTTAACGTGGGCTATTTGCTTGATGTGCTGGCCAACGTGAAAGTCGACAACATCCAGTGGTCGGTCATGCCCGATGCCAATGCATCGGCGCTCATCACCCTGCCCGAAGACGACCAGTTCAAATACGTCGTCATGCCCATGCGGATTTGA